From one Dysidea avara chromosome 9, odDysAvar1.4, whole genome shotgun sequence genomic stretch:
- the LOC136265880 gene encoding heterogeneous nuclear ribonucleoprotein F-like, whose product MANQEGESSSERWVIRTRGLPYDATPEQIVKFFNDCNIVGDEDGVHIKLTPEGNSSGEAYIELISEEDAEKAFHHHNEHMGHRYVEVFQSNVSEMEWCLNQVKETKTVESSCVVRLRGLPWSATPAEILKFLHDVSVCGGESGVHITQTPDGRSTGEAFVVVMSEDQVVKALAHSKENMGKRYVEVFRATKGQMEWAVSQDESKGNIGGVVRLRGLPFGCTEEKIIKFFSGLNIMPNGIIIQYGEDGRETGEAYVQFCSSQDAEKALEKHKMKIDHRYIEIFNSSVSDIKPLVPKSGPPMMRPAPYDRPRGDYGGYGGYGSFRGRPSGYERQYRGSMHTPSFGDFSMGPRPGALVSYPQMRPTKMDSGLMGAGMANHEVRMRGLPYSATQNDIKTFFSPLIPQSVEIMFDDYGRPTGEAMVSFVSHEDAVAAMKKDRENMQHRYVELFLHSQPDPGGRSLNPYAAQFNSSTSSSNSLLGTPDSNTQPLMGGYNTSSIGGGQVLTPQQPSHQNWNDQPSYSGYSVGGSDTVSGGQGYGSQVMGGAGSYGGVGLMQQPMIRQMKPDQWYQ is encoded by the exons ATGGCAAATCAG GAAGGTGAATCCTCTTCCGAACGTTGGGTAATAAGAACAAGGGGTCTACCCTATGATGCTACCCCAGAGCAGATTGTCAAATTCTTCAATGATTGCAACATAGTTGGGGACGAGGATGGTGTCCACATAAAGCTGACCCCTGAAGGAAACTCTTCTGGTGAGGCGTATATTGAACTAATATCAGAGGAAGATGCAGAGAAAGCATTTCACCATCACAATGAACACATGGGTCATCGTTATGTTGAAGTGTTTCAGTCAAATGTGTCAGAAATGGAGTGGTGCCTTAATCAAGTGAAGGAAACAAAA ACAGTTGAGAGCTCTTGTGTAGTTCGCCTGCGGGGTCTGCCTTGGTCAGCCACCCCAGCAGAGATCTTGAAATTCCTTCACGATGTCAGTGTCTGTGGTGGAGAAAGTGGTGTCCACATAACACAGACCCCAGACGGCCGGTCTACTGGTGAAGCGTTCGTCGTTGTGATGTCCGAAGACCAGGTGGTCAAAGCTCTAGCTCACAGCAAAGAGAACATGGGCAAGCGGTATGTCGAAGTGTTCCGGGCGACAAAAGGGCAAATGGAGTGGGCGGTATCACAGGATGAATCGAAGGGAAACATTGGTGGTGTGGTCAGGCTTCGAGGGTTGCCTTTTGGGTGTACGGAGGAGAAAATCATAAAGTTCTTTTCAG GATTGAATATCATGCCCAATGGTATTATTATCCAGTATGGAGAGGATGGGAGAGAGACTGGGGAGGCTTACGTCCAATTTTGTTCCAGTCAAGATGCTGAGAAAGCTCTGGAGAAACATAAAATGAAGATAGATCATCG GTATATTGAGATATTCAACAGTAGTGTTTCTGACATTAAGCCACTTGTTCCTAAATCTGGTCCACCGATGATGAGACCAGCACCCTATGATCGGCCACGAGGAGACTATGGTGGCTATGGTGGTTATGGTAGCTTTAGAGGACGCCCCAGTGGCTATGAACGTCAGTACAGAGGTTCCATGCACACTCCCAGCTTTGGAGATTTCTCAATGGGACCCCGTCCAGGTGCTTTGGTATCCTATCCCCAAATGAGGCCCACCAAAATGGACAGTGGTTTAATGGGTGCAGGGATGGCTAATCATGAAGTGCGCATGAGAGGACTACCATACTCAGCCACCCAGAATGACATCAAGACCTTCTTTTCACCGCTGATACCTCAGAGTGTTGAGATCATGTTTGATGACTATGGTAGACCCACTGGTGAAGCAATGGTTAGTTTTGTGTCCCATGAAGATGCTGTAGCTGCCATGAAGAAGGACCGAGAAAACATGC AACATCGATACGTTGAGCTGTTCCTTCATTCTCAGCCAGATCCAGGTGGTCGATCACTAAACCCCTATGCTGCCCAGTTCAACTCATCTACAAGCAGCTCTAACTCACTGTTAGGTACACCTGACTCTAATACACAACCACTGATGGGTGGGTACAACACTAGTTCCATTGGAGGTGGTCAGGTGCTTACTCCTCAACAGCCATCCCATCAAAACTGGAATGATCAGCCATCTTATAGTGGATACAGTGTTGGTGGAAGTGATACCGTTTCTGGGGGGCAGGGCTATGGATCACAAGTGATGGGTGGGGCTGGAAGCTATGGAGGTGTTGGCTTGATGCAGCAACCGATGATAAGGCAAATGAAACCAGACCAGTGGTACCAGTAG
- the LOC136266658 gene encoding WASH complex subunit 3-like, which yields MDEHGLPIVGAGVDYTKVSPLDPNKTIILINRFITHTTKLLNRFSSVCEERLADLGLRIQRLEISLNILEAKLGSISGLDDIQATSQYQPPETLASAGNQPSTTPAAAAASGQPTAAQPQPTTNQPPPPVETEEPPEPEYLKVKDDPRYKEYFRKQRLGVNPLQLELEMRNKGLDPSYLENPDAPAPQMDGSTGAANIPGLPAQQDSDSSSGSDYEFESD from the exons ATGGATGAACACGGCTTGCCTATCGTAGGAGCTGGAGTTGATTATACGAAG GTAAGCCCACTTGATCCAAACAAGACAATAATACTTATCAACCGATTCATAACACACACAACGAAACTTTTAAACAGATTCTCTTCAGTCTGTGAAGAG AGATTAGCTGACTTAGGACTGCGTATCCAGCGATTGGAAATATCTCTCAATATTCTTGAAGCAAAG TTGGGGTCCATATCAGGGTTGGATGATATTCAGGCTACATCACAATATCAACCTCCTGAGACGTTAGCCTCTGCTGGTAATCAGCCATCAACCACCCCAGCAGCAGCTGCTGCTAGTGGACAGCCCACTGCTGCCCAACCACAACCAACTACTAACCAACCACCTCCACCAGTGGAAACAGAGGAAC CACCGGAGCCAGAAT ATTTGAAGGTGAAGGATGACCCACGTTACAAGGAGTACTTCAGGAAGCAAAGACTG GGTGTAAATCCACTTCAATTAGAACTAGAAATGAGAAATAAAGGACTGGATCCATCGTATTTAGA AAATCCAGATGCTCCAGCACCACAGATGGATGGTTCTACAGGTGCGGCTAACATTCCTGGACTACCAGCACAACAAGACTCTGATAGTTCATCAGGTTCTGACTATGAGTTTGAATCAGACTGA
- the LOC136266855 gene encoding uncharacterized protein → MESSQSIPSSLRSCIIENIQLGRQIGYGANGRILEAKWEGAAVAVKEIHSIFNQVSEPEFQAFKQSFLRECEQSNQLRHPNIVRFFGIYLPPGARLPSLVMEQLHCSLNNLLEQTPVVPIGTKLSILYDVSLGIRYLHSRNPPIIHRDLSSNNVLLTKGMEAKIGDLGTARLVDPRRQSQMTKAPGTVDFMPPEALAANPQSVRYGRELDVFSFGCVMLHTLSHQWPTPSEAVVTDPVTFEVKGRTEVERRSQYFNRIDRSRLGVLIPLIESSLSNLLKNRTSIVTLCEQLEGLVDREHVPTGDLDLLQQEIQRKNAIISNKDEQIQNQVVELQTKDAEIQRRGIEMQRKDAEIQRKDAEIQRTDSEIQRRGTEIQRRGAEIQRKDAEIQRRGAEVQRKNTEICNKDVEIEALRSNMSKLQVTASHLTPKKVSNRSIQYWNSLKLTWQHCADLPEKYWAYSVTKLDNKVYITPIGEDGGCFTPLMYEIDKDKWSVLLELPYFGYCLVAVPDKK, encoded by the exons ATGGAGTCCTCTCAGAGTATTCCTTCCTCGTTACGAAGTTGTATCATTGAGAACATTCAGCTTGGGAGACAGATTGGCTATGGAGCAAATGGAAGAATCCTAGAGGCGAAATGGGAAGGAGCAGCTGTCGCTGTCAAAGAAATACACTCCATCTTTAACCAAGTGAGCGAGCCTGAATTTCAGGCATTCAAACAAAGCTTCTTACGAGAATGTGAACAAAGTAATCAATTACGTCATCCTAATATAGTTCGTTTCTTTGGTATCTACCTTCCTCCTGGCGCCAGACTCCCTAGTTTGGTCATGGAGCAACTTCACTGTAGTCTAAATAATCTGCTAGAACAAACTCCAGTCGTTCCGATAGGAACAAAGTTGTCAATTCTTTATGATGTGTCGTTAGGTATTAGGTATCTTCACTCGCGCAATCCACCCATCATTCACCGCGATTTGTCTAGTAATAATGTTTTACTTACAAAAGGAATGGAAGCAAAAATTGGTGACCTAGGTACAGCTCGTCTCGTTGACCCTAGAAGGCAATCACAAATGACCAAAGCACCTGGTACTGTAGATTTTATGCCTCCTGAGGCATTAGCAGCTAACCCACAAAGTGTTCGATATGGAAGAGAACTGGATGTGTTTTCGTTTGGTTGTGTGATGCTCCACACATTATCCCATCAGTGGCCAACTCCCTCAGAAGCTGTAGTCACTGATCCTGTGACGTTTGAAGTGAAAGGTCGGACAGAAGTTGAAAGACGTAGTCAATATTTCAATAGAATAGACAGAAGCAGGTTGGGTGTGTTGATCCCCTTGATTGAAAGCTCCCTCAGTAACCTTTTGAAGAACAGGACATCGATAGTGACACTATGTGAACAGTTGGAGGGTCTGGTTGACAGGGAACATGTCCCTACTGGTGATTTGGATTTACTCCAGCAAGAAATACAGAGGAAAAATGCTATAATTAGTAACAAAGATGAACAAATCCAGAATCAAGTAGTAGAACTCCAAACAAAAGATGCTGAAATACAAAGGAGAGGCATTGAAATGCAAAGGAAAGATGCTGAAATACAAAGGAAAGATGCTGAAATACAAAGGACAGATTCTGAAATACAAAGGAGAGGGACTGAAATACAAAGGAGAGGTGCTGAAATACAAAGGAAAGATGCTGAAATACAAAGGAGAGGTGCCGAAGTACAAAGGAAAAATACTGAAATATGTAATAAAGATGTTGAAATAGAAGCACTGAGATCCAACATGTCTAAGCTACAGGTCACAGCTTCTCACCTGACACCCAAAAAG GTCAGCAATAGGAGCATTCAATATTGGAACAGCCTCAAACTAACTTGGCAACATTGTGCTGACCTGCCAGAGAAGTACTGGGCATATTCTGTTACTAAACTtgacaacaaagtgtatatTACGCCAATTGGTGAAGATGGTGGATGCTTTACTCCACTTATgtatgaaattgacaaggacaAGTGGTCTGTGCTACTAGAACTTCCTTATTTTGGTTATTGTCTAGTTGCTGTACCAGACAAGAAGTAG
- the LOC136267591 gene encoding uncharacterized protein: protein MDNVPSSLQSFIIENIQLGRQIGYGANGRILEAKWEGAVVAVKEIHSIFNQVSEHEFQAFKQSFLRECEQSNRLRHPNIVRFFGICLPPGARLPSLVMEQLHCSLNNLLEQTPVIPIGTKLSILYDVSLGIRYLHSRNPPIIHRDLSSNNVLLTKGMEAKIGDLGTARLVDPRRQSQMTKAPGTVDFMPPEALAANPQSVRYGRELDVFSFGCVMLHTLSHQWPTPSEAVVTDPVTFEVKGRTEVERRSQYFNRIDRSRLGVLVPLIESCLSNLPKNRTSIVTLCEQLEGLVDREHVPTGDLDLLQQEIVRGNAILSNKDEQIQNQVVQLQAKDAEIQRRGTEIQRKDAEIQRKNAEIRNKDVEIEALRSNMSKLQITASHLTPKQVINKSTEFWNSLKLTWQQCADLPEKYWAKSVTKLDNKVYITPYGEGGGYFTPFMYDIDKDKWSMLPELPYASYCLVAVPDKKQLLAIGGEVNNSFTNKVFLWDEKSHKWLTPYPNMTTAWCHCSGISHGSSVIVAGGVTSYDPFTITSSVEVLNVKEGGLFSRSYWSIVKQLPYEIDNMVALIIDDQLYITGGMDKNDYPSCDLVTASLPQLLQSSNKNNSDQVWNKLPDMPYISWSINHYQGHLIAFNGIGLVQHPGEEMPVGQLVPLIHMYSPNTRCWDCVGSIDYPYNLGMSVYIREDKILFVGGSTGTHSAIKKDDLVTSCVTLTITR from the exons ATGG ATAATGTACCCTCCTCGTTGCAGAGCTTTATAATTGAAAACATTCAGCTTGGGAGACAGATTGGCTATGGAGCAAATGGAAGAATCCTAGAGGCAAAATGGGAAGGAGCAGTTGTTGCTGTCAAAGAAATTCACTCCATCTTTAACCAAGTGAGTGAACATGAATTTCAGGCATTTAAACAAAGCTTCTTACGAGAATGTGAACAAAGCAATCGATTACGTCATCCTAATATAGTTCGTTTCTTTGGTATCTGCCTTCCTCCAGGCGCCAGACTCCCTAGTTTGGTCATGGAGCAACTTCACTGTAGTCTAAATAATCTGCTAGAACAAACTCCAGTCATTCCGATAGGAACAAAGTTGTCAATTCTTTATGATGTATCGTTAGGTATTAGGTATCTTCACTCGCGCAATCCACCCATCATTCACCGTGATTTGTCTAGTAATAATGTTTTACTTACAAAAGGAATGGAAGCAAAAATTGGTGACCTAGGTACAGCTCGTCTTGTAGACCCTAGAAGGCAATCACAAATGACCAAAGCACCTGGTACTGTTGATTTTATGCCTCCTGAGGCATTAGCAGCTAACCCACAAAGTGTTCGATATGGAAGAGAACTGGATGTGTTTTCGTTTGGTTGTGTGATGCTCCACACATTATCCCATCAGTGGCCCACTCCCTCAGAAGCTGTAGTCACTGATCCTGTGACGTTTGAAGTGAAAGGTCGGACAGAAGTTGAAAGACGCAGTCAATATTTCAATAGAATAGACAGAAGCAGGTTGGGTGTGTTAGTCCCATTGATTGAAAGCTGCCTCAGTAACCTTCCCAAGAACAGGACATCAATAGTGACACTATGTGAACAGTTGGAGGGTCTGGTTGACAGGGAACATGTCCCTACTGGTGATTTGGATTTGCTTCAGCAAGAAATAGTGAGGGGAAATGCTATACTTAGTAACAAAGATGAACAAATCCAGAATCAAGTTGTACAACTCCAAGCAAAAGATGCTGAAATACAAAGGAGAGGTACTGAAATACAAAGGAAAGATGCTGAAATACAAAGGAAAAATGCTGAAATACGTAATAAAGATGTTGAAATAGAAGCACTGAGATCTAACATGTCAAAGCTACAGATCACAGCTTCTCACCTTACACCCAAACAG GTCATCAATAAGAGCACTGAATTTTGGAACAGCCTCAAGCTAACTTGGCAACAATGTGCTGACCTGCCAGAGAAGTACTGGGCAAAATCTGTTACCAAACTTGATAATAAAGTGTATATTACACCATATGGTGAAGGTGGTGGATACTTTACTCCATTTATGTATGACATTGACAAGGACAAGTGGTCCATGCTACCAGAACTTCCTTACGCCAGTTATTGTCTAGTTGCTGTACCAGACAAGAAGCAGCTGTTAGCCATTGGTGGAGAAGTTAACAATTCATTCACTAACAAAGTATTCCTATGGGATGAGAAGTCTCACAAGTGGCTCACTCCATATCCTAATATGACAACTGCATGGTGTCATTGTTCAGGTATTTCCCATGGATCATCAGTGATAGTAGCTGGTGGAGTAACAAGTTATGATCCTTTTACTATAACTAGTTCAGTAGAGGTTTTGAATGTTAAGGAAGGTGGCCTGTTCTCTAGATCATATTGgagtatagtgaaacagttacCATATGAGATAGATAATATGGTTGCTTTAATCATTGATGACCAGTTATACATCACTGGAGGAATGGATAAAAATGATTATCCATCATGTGATTTAGTAACTGCATCTCTACCACAACTACTACAGAGTAGTAACAAGAATAACAGTGATCAAGTGTGGAACAAACTACCTGACATGCCTTATATCTCATGGTCCATCAACCATTATCAAGGTCACTTGATTGCCTTCAATGGAATTGGCCTTGTTCAACATCCAGGTGAAGAGATGCCAGTAGGTCAACTTGTTCCGCTGATCCACATGTATAGTCCCAACACCAGATGCTGGGACTGTGTTGGTAGTATTGACTATCCATACAACCTGGGAATGTCAGTCTATATTAGGGAGGATAAGATTTTGTTTGTAGGAGGATCAACTGGTACACATAGCGCTATAAAGAAAGATGATCTGGTGACATCTTGTGTAACACTAACAATCACACGTTAA